Proteins encoded within one genomic window of Nitrospirota bacterium:
- a CDS encoding cytochrome P460 family protein — protein MKQIIIALFFFFVLFHTATYGDTAPAPNGINIPDGYRNWKVIAPSYRSDNNTIRVILGNDIAIKAAEKHETNPWPDGSVIAKIVWKAEKHEQWQSASVPGEFVHSEFMVKDSRKYPDTGGWGFARWTGMEQRPYGKDISFVQECLGCHTPVKDNDYMFTVPAKLP, from the coding sequence ATGAAACAGATAATTATAGCTCTCTTTTTTTTCTTCGTATTATTTCATACAGCAACTTACGGTGATACTGCCCCTGCGCCAAACGGGATCAACATCCCTGATGGGTACAGAAACTGGAAGGTCATCGCCCCTTCATACCGTTCAGACAACAATACAATAAGGGTAATACTCGGAAATGACATAGCTATCAAGGCCGCAGAGAAACATGAGACAAACCCTTGGCCTGACGGTTCCGTAATCGCAAAAATTGTATGGAAAGCTGAAAAACACGAACAGTGGCAATCCGCAAGCGTTCCCGGTGAATTTGTACATTCTGAATTCATGGTCAAAGACTCCAGGAAATACCCTGACACAGGCGGCTGGGGATTTGCCCGATGGACAGGCATGGAACAGAGGCCGTATGGAAAGGATATCTCCTTTGTGCAAGAATGTTTAGGCTGCCATACGCCGGTGAAGGATAATGACTATATGTTTACCGTACCTGCGAAACTGCCGTAA
- the lexA gene encoding transcriptional repressor LexA, with protein sequence MAQKLRQPTVKQLAVFDFIKKHIIDNGFPPTVREVAGSFGFASPLSAQLHINALIKKGLLKKSPSKQRSIEISGFKPSEDSKIPLLGTVRAGAPILAVEHIEDYVNIDKNLFKVEGGFALRIKGDSMIDAGILEGDIALIAPDAEPRNGDIVVALIGDEATVKRFFLAKSIVRLVPENKDMEPMVFPAEDVRIIGKVKGIMRSL encoded by the coding sequence ATGGCACAGAAACTTAGACAGCCGACCGTAAAACAACTTGCGGTCTTTGATTTCATCAAAAAACATATAATTGACAACGGGTTCCCCCCGACTGTGCGGGAGGTGGCAGGCAGCTTCGGCTTTGCAAGCCCCCTCTCAGCGCAGCTCCATATAAACGCCCTAATAAAGAAAGGCCTGCTTAAAAAGTCGCCTTCCAAACAGCGGTCGATCGAGATCTCGGGATTCAAACCTTCTGAAGACAGCAAGATACCTCTGCTCGGAACCGTCAGGGCTGGCGCCCCTATTTTGGCGGTGGAACATATAGAGGACTATGTCAATATCGACAAGAACCTCTTCAAGGTTGAAGGCGGTTTTGCGCTCAGGATAAAGGGCGACAGCATGATAGATGCGGGGATATTAGAGGGCGACATAGCATTGATAGCGCCTGATGCGGAGCCGAGGAACGGCGATATCGTTGTGGCGCTCATCGGGGATGAGGCAACGGTGAAGAGGTTCTTTCTTGCAAAGAGCATCGTCAGGCTTGTGCCGGAGAATAAAGATATGGAGCCTATGGTCTTTCCCGCGGAAGACGTGAGGATCATAGGCAAGGTCAAGGGAATAATGAGGAGCCTTTAA
- a CDS encoding flavin reductase family protein gives MMKDIDRHEAFELASPFPYVLAVTLDERERPNIIGLSWWTFTSWDPLMIAISVGHNRYSHKCLELNKEFVLCFPSEDQAKDAWFCGTKSGKDVDKFKETGFNPTHAKVVKPPIIAGVTVAYECKIVKAVETGDHTLFIANVVEIHGDHDRAKHLYSIHYKKLIGIDCKGNVDLDLKY, from the coding sequence ATGATGAAAGATATCGACAGGCATGAAGCTTTTGAGCTGGCATCGCCTTTTCCTTACGTTCTTGCGGTAACGCTTGATGAGAGGGAGAGGCCGAATATTATAGGGCTTTCGTGGTGGACATTTACATCATGGGATCCGCTGATGATAGCTATTTCAGTAGGGCACAACAGATACTCACACAAATGCCTTGAGCTGAACAAAGAGTTCGTGCTCTGCTTCCCTTCTGAAGATCAGGCAAAGGATGCGTGGTTCTGCGGAACAAAGAGCGGAAAGGACGTTGACAAGTTCAAGGAGACAGGGTTTAATCCTACTCATGCAAAAGTGGTCAAGCCGCCGATCATAGCAGGAGTGACTGTTGCGTATGAATGCAAAATAGTTAAAGCGGTCGAGACAGGAGACCATACGCTTTTCATCGCAAACGTGGTTGAGATACACGGCGACCATGACAGGGCAAAACATCTTTATTCAATTCATTACAAGAAGCTGATAGGGATTGACTGCAAGGGAAATGTTGATCTTGACCTGAAGTATTAG
- a CDS encoding deoxyhypusine synthase: MKNNKKKRPHFKCRSLLNPKPLKAGMTADQIIESSMFSFNAGSFRKACELFAGHIVKKDVRIGVSLAGALVPAGIGRSCLIPMMKAGMIDWMVSTGANLYHDIHLSLGYEFCRGHAVADDARLRDDGIIRIYDIFLDYDALLDTDNFVRETIRREFSGRSESCSSAEIHAVLGREIAKLRPSMKDQSVLAVAYECGIPIHTSSPADSSIGMNVAALMLEDKAVNIDTHLDINEVTSYVYDIKQKGGKSAVLLLGGGSPKNFVLQTEPHIQEVLGLEEAGHDFFIQFTDARPDTGGLSGATPSEAVSWGKIDPSALSKTIVSYGDCSFMLPLFVSYILNKAKPRAQSGLLNKRNKLVDRLKKDYLKNLNRKQVRA; this comes from the coding sequence GTGAAGAATAACAAGAAGAAACGCCCTCATTTTAAATGCCGCTCGCTGCTTAACCCGAAGCCTTTAAAGGCAGGGATGACGGCTGACCAGATAATTGAAAGCTCAATGTTCTCATTCAATGCCGGGTCATTCAGAAAGGCATGTGAGCTTTTTGCCGGCCATATAGTAAAGAAGGATGTAAGAATCGGAGTTTCTCTCGCAGGCGCGCTTGTGCCTGCAGGGATAGGCAGAAGCTGCCTTATCCCAATGATGAAGGCGGGGATGATCGACTGGATGGTATCCACCGGAGCCAACCTTTATCATGACATACATCTATCACTCGGCTATGAATTTTGCAGAGGGCACGCTGTTGCTGATGATGCCCGGCTCAGGGATGACGGGATCATCAGGATCTATGATATCTTTCTTGACTATGATGCTCTTTTGGATACTGATAATTTTGTGCGCGAGACGATACGCCGTGAATTTTCAGGCCGTTCAGAATCCTGTTCCAGCGCTGAGATACATGCGGTTCTCGGAAGGGAGATAGCGAAGTTAAGGCCATCCATGAAGGATCAGAGCGTACTTGCCGTTGCATATGAATGCGGCATTCCTATTCATACCTCATCACCTGCGGATTCAAGCATAGGCATGAATGTTGCGGCTTTGATGCTTGAAGATAAAGCGGTCAATATCGACACGCATCTTGATATCAATGAGGTGACAAGCTATGTCTATGACATAAAACAGAAAGGCGGCAAGAGCGCGGTGCTTCTGCTTGGCGGCGGCAGCCCCAAGAACTTTGTATTGCAGACCGAGCCGCATATACAGGAAGTCCTCGGATTGGAAGAGGCAGGCCATGACTTCTTTATCCAGTTCACCGATGCCCGTCCAGACACAGGCGGCCTGAGCGGAGCCACGCCTTCAGAAGCTGTCTCATGGGGCAAGATAGACCCGAGCGCGCTCTCCAAGACCATAGTCTCATACGGCGACTGCAGTTTCATGCTGCCTTTGTTTGTGAGCTATATATTGAACAAGGCTAAGCCGCGTGCTCAGTCAGGGCTGCTTAATAAGAGGAACAAGCTGGTTGATAGGCTGAAAAAGGACTATCTTAAGAACCTTAACCGCAAGCAGGTTAGGGCATAG
- a CDS encoding type II toxin-antitoxin system RelE/ParE family toxin — MNITILEIARLEFNEAKEFYEIEQTGLGAKFENEIKNGLLHIQKFPQAWPSERKETRRYLVRKFSYKIIYSVQEDNIIILAFAHLHRKPNYWVDRIK, encoded by the coding sequence ATGAACATAACAATTCTTGAAATCGCCCGTTTGGAATTTAACGAGGCAAAAGAGTTTTATGAAATCGAACAAACAGGTTTAGGCGCCAAGTTTGAAAATGAAATAAAAAACGGCCTCCTTCATATTCAGAAGTTCCCTCAAGCATGGCCGTCTGAGCGTAAAGAAACCCGGCGGTATCTTGTCCGTAAATTTTCTTACAAAATAATTTATTCCGTACAGGAAGACAATATTATTATTCTTGCATTTGCACACTTGCATAGAAAACCTAACTATTGGGTTGATAGAATAAAATGA
- a CDS encoding DUF523 domain-containing protein, with translation MILISACLIGINTRYDGNNCEKKRFKGLVAEGNAIPICPEQLGGLPTPREAVELIGGDGNALLNNDSRAIGSKSGNDYTHNFLRGANEVLKIAHMLKIEKAILKDGSPSCGSTYIKRKGKKAKGIGVTAAALLAAGIEVESDEMKRPVGKR, from the coding sequence ATGATCTTAATAAGCGCATGCCTTATCGGCATAAACACAAGATACGACGGAAATAACTGCGAAAAAAAACGTTTCAAAGGCCTTGTCGCAGAAGGCAATGCTATTCCTATCTGCCCTGAACAGCTCGGAGGCCTGCCGACGCCGAGGGAAGCTGTTGAGCTTATCGGAGGAGACGGCAATGCGCTTTTAAATAATGATTCAAGAGCGATTGGAAGCAAATCAGGCAACGATTATACACATAATTTCCTGAGAGGAGCCAATGAGGTACTTAAGATCGCTCATATGCTGAAGATTGAAAAAGCCATCCTGAAAGACGGAAGCCCTTCATGCGGAAGCACCTATATTAAAAGAAAAGGAAAGAAGGCAAAGGGCATAGGCGTAACTGCTGCTGCGTTATTAGCGGCCGGGATAGAAGTTGAATCAGATGAGATGAAGAGGCCTGTCGGCAAAAGATGA
- a CDS encoding co-chaperone GroES, translating to MKFKPLKDRILVKYSEEPTRSAGGLYIPDSAKEKPQKGEVIAVGPGRVTDDGKLQKVDVKKGDVVLFDKYSGSKISMDDVEYLIIREDDVLGILG from the coding sequence ATGAAGTTCAAACCGCTTAAAGACAGGATATTGGTTAAATATTCTGAAGAACCGACAAGAAGTGCAGGAGGCCTTTACATACCTGATTCAGCTAAAGAGAAACCTCAAAAGGGTGAGGTCATAGCTGTTGGCCCGGGCAGGGTTACAGATGACGGCAAGCTGCAGAAGGTTGATGTCAAGAAGGGCGACGTTGTTCTTTTTGATAAATACTCAGGCTCAAAGATCAGCATGGACGACGTTGAATACCTTATTATCAGGGAAGATGACGTACTCGGCATCTTGGGATAA
- a CDS encoding rhomboid family intramembrane serine protease, with translation MIPYKDDNPTSTFPFVTIMLIVANMYVFFYTITHMSNPDDYKNIVYSYGAIPSYLLSFDKLQPIHPSLTVFTSMFMHGGFLHLGSNMLYLWIFGNNIEDTLGHFMFLIFYILCGIAAAYAHAFTAPSSLMPMIGASGAVSGVLGAYILMFPRAKVYTLIFLGFFIQVIRLPAYFVIGFWIIIQLLNGVVSKGVADQGGVAWFAHIGGFLFGLALMMLFFRGYRNRRYSL, from the coding sequence ATGATACCGTATAAAGACGACAACCCTACCAGCACCTTCCCTTTTGTAACGATAATGCTGATCGTTGCGAACATGTATGTATTCTTCTATACGATTACACATATGTCGAACCCTGATGATTACAAGAACATCGTGTATTCCTATGGAGCGATCCCTTCATACCTTCTCTCATTTGATAAGCTGCAGCCCATCCACCCGTCGCTTACAGTCTTTACCTCAATGTTCATGCACGGCGGATTCCTACACCTCGGGAGCAACATGCTCTACCTGTGGATATTCGGGAATAATATAGAAGATACACTTGGCCATTTCATGTTTTTGATATTTTATATCCTTTGCGGCATCGCAGCAGCATATGCCCACGCTTTTACCGCTCCTTCGTCTCTCATGCCGATGATCGGAGCCAGCGGCGCAGTCTCAGGGGTGCTCGGGGCATACATCCTGATGTTCCCCCGGGCAAAGGTCTACACATTGATATTCCTTGGTTTCTTCATCCAGGTCATAAGGCTTCCCGCCTACTTTGTGATCGGCTTCTGGATAATTATTCAGCTGTTAAATGGAGTTGTAAGCAAGGGGGTCGCGGACCAGGGCGGGGTCGCATGGTTTGCCCATATAGGAGGATTTCTTTTTGGTTTGGCGCTGATGATGCTCTTCTTCAGAGGTTATAGAAACAGAAGATATTCTCTTTAG
- a CDS encoding DUF2703 domain-containing protein, with the protein MQNKTKTLTIQWQRLIDETGETCNRCRDTGSTVEAAFKKVQNALAEIGIKTELESKTIDPEAFKKDPLQSNRIWISGRPLEEWIGAAVGQSQCCDACGDSECRTITINKDTFETIPEELIIRACLLAAAELFKDQKEK; encoded by the coding sequence ATGCAAAACAAAACAAAAACATTAACGATCCAATGGCAAAGGCTCATAGACGAGACCGGCGAAACCTGCAATAGATGCAGGGATACAGGCAGCACTGTTGAAGCCGCATTCAAGAAAGTTCAAAATGCGCTGGCAGAGATTGGCATAAAAACAGAATTGGAATCAAAAACAATAGACCCTGAAGCATTTAAAAAAGACCCGCTTCAATCGAACCGGATCTGGATCAGCGGAAGGCCGCTGGAAGAATGGATCGGGGCTGCTGTGGGCCAAAGCCAATGCTGCGATGCCTGCGGCGACTCCGAATGCAGAACGATAACGATCAACAAGGATACGTTTGAAACCATACCGGAAGAATTAATTATCAGAGCCTGTCTTCTGGCAGCAGCAGAACTATTTAAAGATCAAAAAGAGAAATAA
- a CDS encoding methylated-DNA--[protein]-cysteine S-methyltransferase — protein sequence MQKPSIFYDIIKTPIGTLFLLFSGRSLVEVSFHKPLKAAYKKGAAPKSFIKELASYFSGVETEFHQDINFLKGTDFEQSVWLSLKDIPYGETRPYKWVAEKIGSPSAVRAVGQALSKNPVPIVLPCHRVVESSGSIGGYSAGVEKKVRLLEMEYYSKMSRNKM from the coding sequence ATGCAAAAGCCCTCCATATTCTATGACATTATTAAAACTCCTATAGGCACTCTCTTTTTGCTTTTTTCCGGAAGGTCTCTTGTCGAGGTCTCTTTTCATAAACCCTTGAAGGCTGCTTATAAAAAAGGCGCTGCGCCCAAGAGTTTTATTAAGGAACTGGCGTCTTACTTCAGCGGAGTTGAGACTGAATTCCATCAGGATATAAATTTTCTAAAGGGGACTGACTTTGAACAGAGTGTCTGGCTCTCACTCAAGGATATCCCGTACGGTGAAACAAGGCCGTACAAATGGGTAGCCGAGAAGATAGGCAGCCCCTCTGCCGTAAGGGCGGTAGGCCAGGCGCTCTCAAAGAATCCCGTACCGATAGTATTGCCATGCCACAGGGTAGTTGAATCAAGCGGCTCCATAGGCGGATATTCCGCAGGCGTTGAAAAGAAGGTGCGGCTTCTTGAGATGGAATATTATTCGAAGATGAGCAGGAATAAAATGTAA
- a CDS encoding addiction module protein, with product MSLTKEIISKALHLKPAEKSIVIEALMKSLDVPDPEIEGIWADEAEKRLEAYKAGKLKTVSFEDMFMKK from the coding sequence ATGTCACTGACAAAAGAAATAATATCAAAAGCATTACATCTCAAGCCGGCGGAAAAATCCATTGTCATCGAAGCCTTGATGAAAAGCCTGGATGTCCCTGATCCTGAAATTGAAGGGATATGGGCCGATGAAGCAGAGAAAAGACTTGAAGCCTATAAAGCCGGTAAATTGAAAACTGTTTCTTTTGAAGATATGTTCATGAAAAAATAA
- the groL gene encoding chaperonin GroEL (60 kDa chaperone family; promotes refolding of misfolded polypeptides especially under stressful conditions; forms two stacked rings of heptamers to form a barrel-shaped 14mer; ends can be capped by GroES; misfolded proteins enter the barrel where they are refolded when GroES binds), protein MAKQLLFNEEARRSLLNGITVLSDAVKATLGPKGRNAILDRKFGAPTITKDGVTVAKEIELKNPFENMGAQLVREVASKTSDVAGDGTTTATVLAYSIFKEGMKHMVSGANPMEVKKGIENAVAVVVQELQKLSKTVKDKKEIAQVGTISANNDSEIGDLIADAMDKVGKDGVITVEEAKGLATTLEVVEGMQFDRGYISPYFVTDAERMECVLENALILIHEKKISAMKDLLPILEQTAKMGQPLLIIAEDVEGEALATLVVNKLRGTLHVSAVKAPGFGDRRKAMLEDLAILTGGKMITEDLGMKLEKVQLSDLGKAKKITIDKENTTIVEGGGDVKAIKGRASQIKAQIEETTSDYDKEKLQERLAKIVGGVAVINIGAATETEMKEKKARVEDALHATRAAVAEGIVPGGGTALLRALPALEKMKVEGDEKIGLDIIKRAIEEPIRQIVANAGLEGSIIVEKVKSDKNKNFGFDANSEKYTDMLEAGIIDPTKVTRFAIQNAASVAALMLTTSVMVADMPEKESAPAMPDMGGMGGGMGGMGGMY, encoded by the coding sequence ATGGCTAAGCAGTTACTTTTTAATGAAGAAGCAAGAAGATCATTACTCAACGGCATAACCGTATTGAGCGATGCTGTTAAGGCAACACTTGGACCAAAAGGAAGAAACGCGATACTTGACAGGAAGTTCGGCGCGCCGACGATCACAAAGGACGGCGTAACCGTCGCTAAAGAGATCGAGTTGAAAAACCCGTTTGAGAATATGGGCGCCCAGCTTGTCAGGGAAGTTGCCAGCAAGACATCCGATGTCGCCGGCGACGGCACAACAACAGCTACCGTGCTTGCCTATTCAATATTCAAAGAAGGCATGAAGCATATGGTATCAGGCGCGAATCCGATGGAAGTCAAAAAGGGCATTGAAAATGCCGTTGCCGTGGTTGTTCAGGAGCTCCAGAAGCTCAGCAAGACCGTCAAGGATAAAAAAGAGATAGCGCAGGTAGGCACAATCTCCGCGAACAATGACTCTGAGATAGGCGACCTGATAGCCGATGCCATGGACAAGGTAGGCAAGGACGGCGTCATAACCGTAGAAGAGGCAAAGGGCCTGGCAACAACCCTTGAGGTTGTTGAAGGCATGCAGTTTGACAGGGGATATATATCTCCTTATTTTGTGACCGATGCCGAGAGGATGGAGTGCGTTCTTGAAAACGCGCTGATCCTTATCCATGAAAAGAAGATAAGCGCAATGAAGGACCTGCTCCCTATTTTAGAGCAGACAGCCAAGATGGGACAGCCTCTTCTCATCATCGCAGAAGACGTCGAAGGCGAAGCTCTTGCAACCCTTGTTGTGAACAAGCTGAGGGGAACGCTTCATGTATCAGCAGTAAAGGCTCCCGGTTTCGGCGACAGGAGAAAGGCGATGCTTGAGGACCTCGCAATTCTTACAGGCGGAAAGATGATCACTGAAGACCTCGGCATGAAGCTTGAGAAGGTTCAGTTATCAGACCTCGGCAAGGCAAAGAAGATCACCATTGACAAAGAGAACACCACTATTGTTGAAGGCGGCGGCGATGTAAAAGCGATAAAGGGCCGTGCAAGCCAGATAAAGGCTCAGATAGAAGAGACAACTTCTGACTATGATAAAGAGAAGCTTCAGGAGCGTCTCGCCAAGATAGTCGGCGGAGTTGCAGTTATCAATATAGGCGCGGCAACAGAGACCGAGATGAAGGAGAAGAAGGCGCGCGTAGAGGATGCGCTTCACGCTACGAGAGCTGCTGTTGCAGAAGGCATAGTCCCCGGCGGCGGAACCGCTCTCCTGAGGGCGCTTCCTGCGCTTGAGAAGATGAAGGTTGAGGGCGATGAGAAGATAGGCCTTGATATCATTAAGAGGGCTATCGAAGAACCTATCAGGCAGATCGTGGCAAATGCCGGCCTTGAGGGTTCCATCATCGTTGAGAAGGTAAAATCAGACAAGAACAAGAATTTCGGCTTTGACGCAAATTCTGAAAAATACACTGATATGCTGGAAGCAGGCATCATCGACCCGACAAAGGTCACCAGGTTTGCTATACAGAACGCGGCATCAGTAGCAGCGCTTATGCTTACTACAAGCGTTATGGTGGCTGATATGCCTGAGAAAGAAAGCGCACCGGCAATGCCTGATATGGGCGGTATGGGCGGCGGCATGGGTGGCATGGGCGGAATGTACTAA
- the dinB gene encoding DNA polymerase IV → MRTIMLVDMDSYFASVEQQSNPNLRGKPIAVIGSGKRTVVTTASYEAREFGVKTGMNMWEAKQLCPQLILVVGNNNKYTDTCRRLTEIYSQYTSEVEVYSIDEAFLDITDSLDLFGSPAEIGKMIKREIKERFGLNATIGIGPNKLMAKLASDISKPDGLRLVKQEEIAGILEELPVDTLWGIGKKLAQKLDALGIKTCGQLGRAPVSILRDHFGIIGERMKLMGMGIDTSAVVNNDETAKSVGHSMTLAHDIWHEKDIEAYMLKLSEMVGRRARRYKLTGDVVTVTIRYKNFKTFTKQLKINRCVNDTHDIHNTAMEIIRGIGLRDAIRLLGVTLSGIKGSEDPAQLNLLGDHVKKENLLKTADSINDRHGDSTVSWATYMSHRSRPAVISPAWRPAGVHRTNV, encoded by the coding sequence ATGAGAACGATAATGCTTGTAGACATGGATTCATACTTCGCATCGGTTGAGCAGCAGAGCAACCCTAATCTGCGCGGAAAGCCGATAGCTGTGATAGGCTCTGGAAAGAGGACTGTCGTCACTACCGCGTCATATGAAGCGCGTGAGTTCGGGGTAAAGACAGGCATGAATATGTGGGAGGCGAAGCAGCTCTGCCCGCAGCTTATACTCGTAGTCGGCAATAATAATAAATATACAGATACATGCCGGAGGCTGACAGAGATCTACTCACAATATACCTCAGAGGTCGAGGTCTACTCCATTGACGAGGCATTTCTGGACATAACAGACTCGCTGGATCTTTTTGGAAGTCCGGCTGAGATAGGAAAGATGATAAAGAGAGAGATAAAAGAGAGGTTCGGGCTTAACGCAACAATAGGAATAGGGCCGAATAAACTCATGGCAAAGCTTGCAAGCGATATCTCAAAACCAGACGGGCTCAGATTGGTGAAGCAGGAAGAGATCGCCGGCATACTTGAAGAACTTCCGGTGGATACACTCTGGGGCATAGGCAAAAAGCTTGCGCAAAAACTCGACGCACTCGGCATAAAGACATGCGGCCAACTCGGCAGAGCTCCTGTAAGCATACTGAGAGACCACTTCGGTATAATCGGCGAGAGGATGAAACTTATGGGAATGGGCATCGACACTTCGGCTGTAGTCAATAATGATGAGACGGCAAAGTCTGTAGGCCACAGCATGACGCTCGCCCATGATATATGGCATGAGAAAGATATAGAGGCTTATATGCTGAAGCTCTCAGAGATGGTCGGCAGGCGCGCAAGAAGGTACAAGCTGACAGGTGATGTTGTGACAGTGACTATAAGGTACAAGAACTTCAAGACATTCACAAAACAGCTGAAGATAAACAGATGCGTAAATGACACCCACGATATTCATAACACCGCCATGGAGATAATAAGAGGCATAGGCCTCAGAGATGCGATACGCCTCCTCGGAGTAACCCTTTCAGGGATCAAAGGCTCAGAAGACCCGGCGCAGCTTAACCTGCTTGGAGACCATGTAAAGAAGGAGAACCTGCTCAAGACAGCAGACAGCATCAATGACAGGCACGGCGACTCCACCGTCTCATGGGCAACATACATGTCCCACCGCTCCCGCCCCGCCGTGATCTCGCCCGCATGGCGTCCCGCGGGAGTGCATAGGACGAATGTGTAA